The Balneola sp. genomic sequence TCTAAGGACCAAAAAGTTACCTTTTCTTTTGTTGAAGTAGCCTATGTAGATGAAAAAGAAATCATCAAGGTAAATCAAGAATTCCTATCCAAAGACTATGTGACCGATATTATTTCCTTCCGCTATGATGAAGATGAAACCAATCAATCAATTGAAGGAACCTTGTACTGTTGCGCCCCAAGAATTGAAGAACAAACCAGCGAATTTGGAGAATCAACAAAACGGGAATTTTTAAGAGTATTGGTTCACGGCCTTATTCATTTAATTGGTTTTGATGACCAAACTGAGACTGAGAAGGCAGAAATGACCCGCTTAGAGGATAAGTACCTTGACCTTTTCTATAAGTCATACTAAGACTGGAAAACCAAACTTTTTTTAATCCCCTTAAACTTTAATATTGCCTTAACGTAATCGGCGGGCATGGAAGAAATACAGGAAACGAAAAACAACAGCATCACAGAAAACAGCAAGAAGTATGCTGGCAAGCTTTGGTCGTTGATAAATGAACGTATTGAAAGCAAATCAAAGGAATTGGATGCTTCTCCAGTTCATATAGCTCCACCAAAATCTGAATCAAAGTTTAAGTGGCTTATCAAGCTTCTTTATGTATTCCCTCTCTTTCTCTTAGCAGGTTTTACAACCTCCTTTTTTTGGGATTTTAATTCTATCACAGGATCCATTTTTGGGTACTCTCTTAGTTTTGAAGGGCTTCTTCGAGTTCTTAGTATTAGCGGCTTTATTGGTTTCCTTACTAACTGGATTGCTATTAAAATGCTTTTCCGCCCTACGCATAGAAGACCCATTCTCGGTCAGGGTCTGATACCAGCACAAAAAGAAAGAATTGCGTTTCGGTTAGCCAGAGCGGTTTCTGAGGATTTAATTAATCCTGAGATTATTAAAAAGAAAATCCATGAGTCTCAGGCGATCACAAAATACCGGGAGAAAGCTACTGGTTATATAAAGGATATTATAGATGATCCTGATTTCCGTGACGATCTTAAGGAATTGGTTGTAGGTTATGTGGATGAAATGATTGCGGATCCTGAAGTCCGAACTACTCTTGCACAAACTGTAATCGACCAAATTGAAGGCGCTATCGAGCAAAATTCCTTTGAACGAGTGGCTCTGAAAGCATATAGTTTCCTCAAGGGCCAGGAAATGCAAGATATTGTAGAGGAAGCTCTGATTAAAGTACCCGTAGGTGTTGAACAGGGACTCAACAAGCTGGATATCTTCCTGGATGACCTTCCCAATCGCATCGAAAAACACAGTGGTACAATTGAAGATGTAATCACTTCCCTCCTTTATAAACTCATCAATCAACTAGATGTTCATGCACTTGTAGAGGATAACCTTCGCCAATACGATGAAAAAAGACTAGAAATACTTATCAAAAATGCGAGCAACGACCAATTGCAGTACATCCAGTATCTTGGTGCATTACTGGGCACCCTTGGTGGTTTTGTGATATGGGAGCCTCTTGTAAGTTTAAGTGTATTGGCCTTTATAATTCTTTTTACGCTCGGCCTTGATGCATTGCTGATAAAAGTAAAAGCTTAGCCTCTTTTGAAGTAAGAACATTGATCAATTATCAATTTTTCAATGTTCAATTTCTTACTTCTTATTTCCTTGTTCTTTATTCCTGATTTTCAGCCTATGCTCTTCTCCAAGGTCATCCTGAACTTGTTTCAGGATCTTTGTAAGGCTTAGCTCTGTAAAGCATCTTACAGAATATGAACAAAGGCTATGTATATTTTGTAACTAATTCTAAAAGATCAACGCTTTATATAGGGGTAACAAACGATCTTTCCAGAAGAATATGGGAACATAAAATTGGAAGCAGCTCTACTTTCACATCCAAATACAAACTTACTGTGCTTGTATATGCAGAAGAATTTGATTCGATCACAGATGCTCTTGCAAGAGAGAAACAGTTAAAGAATTGGCATAAAGACTGGAAATGGAATTTAGTAAAAGAGCAGAATCCTAAATTAATAGATTGGTATGAGACATTACAGGTATAGCTACAAGTTCAGGATGACCTATGAGTAGTGTAGCCTTGAGAAACACTTTAAAACCATTTTACGAGTCTTGAGTAGATTTCTTATCTCCGTTAAGTACTTTTATTCGTTATCTTAGACGATATTTTTCTCAATAATTCTTTAGGTATGTACTCACACTATCGATTTATATTCATCTTTTTGTTTATTGTAACCCTGGCATGTTCTTCTTCAAGAGAAGCGACAAATACTGCTTCACTGGAAGCACTATTATATGAAGCAGCCGAGTCAATTGAGCTGACTGCAACTGAGGATTGGCACCTCACTGGAACAGACCGGATTCCCTACTATGGTACCGGAGTTGAAAGAGCATATACTGAGCTACTCAAAGAGAAAAGTCCTAAGCAGGAAGTAATAGTAGCAATCATTGATTCAGGTACCGATGTAGAACATGAAGACCTTGCAGAAAATGTTTGGGTAAATGAAGATGAGATTCCTGGAAATGGGATCGATGACGATGGAAACGGCTATATCGATGACATTCATGGATGGAATTTTATTGGCGGACCGGATGGTAGAAGCGTTGATGAAGATACCTATGAAGTAACACGATTATATACTAAGCTTTCTGATATATACGCCGGAATAGATCCTGAAAAATTATCAGCCGAAGAAAAAGAAGAATATGAGTACTACCAAAAAATCGTAGCTGAATATGAGTACGAAAAGCTAGATGTACAGCAAAACCTAACTCAGCTCAAGAATATAGAGCAAGCCGTAATGGGTGCTAAACAAATACTTGGGGTATCAAGTATGGATTCACTCACAGCTGATCAAATCGAACCAAAGGTAACCGACGGCCCCTACCTTACTCAGGCTAAACAATTAGCTACCGTATTAAGAGAAAATGATATAACCGAAAATGATTTAAAAGAAGCTGTAGAACAATTCCAGGGACTAAACGATTATGGCATGAATCCTGACTTTGATCCAAGAGATATTGTTGGAGACGATTATGAAGATTTGACCAATCGTTTTTATGGAAAT encodes the following:
- the ybeY gene encoding rRNA maturation RNase YbeY — translated: MEESASILQLFNEHDFALPFSEIEAEKLLEIISKDQKVTFSFVEVAYVDEKEIIKVNQEFLSKDYVTDIISFRYDEDETNQSIEGTLYCCAPRIEEQTSEFGESTKREFLRVLVHGLIHLIGFDDQTETEKAEMTRLEDKYLDLFYKSY
- a CDS encoding DUF445 family protein — encoded protein: MEEIQETKNNSITENSKKYAGKLWSLINERIESKSKELDASPVHIAPPKSESKFKWLIKLLYVFPLFLLAGFTTSFFWDFNSITGSIFGYSLSFEGLLRVLSISGFIGFLTNWIAIKMLFRPTHRRPILGQGLIPAQKERIAFRLARAVSEDLINPEIIKKKIHESQAITKYREKATGYIKDIIDDPDFRDDLKELVVGYVDEMIADPEVRTTLAQTVIDQIEGAIEQNSFERVALKAYSFLKGQEMQDIVEEALIKVPVGVEQGLNKLDIFLDDLPNRIEKHSGTIEDVITSLLYKLINQLDVHALVEDNLRQYDEKRLEILIKNASNDQLQYIQYLGALLGTLGGFVIWEPLVSLSVLAFIILFTLGLDALLIKVKA
- a CDS encoding GIY-YIG nuclease family protein, whose amino-acid sequence is MNKGYVYFVTNSKRSTLYIGVTNDLSRRIWEHKIGSSSTFTSKYKLTVLVYAEEFDSITDALAREKQLKNWHKDWKWNLVKEQNPKLIDWYETLQV
- a CDS encoding peptidase S8 yields the protein MYSHYRFIFIFLFIVTLACSSSREATNTASLEALLYEAAESIELTATEDWHLTGTDRIPYYGTGVERAYTELLKEKSPKQEVIVAIIDSGTDVEHEDLAENVWVNEDEIPGNGIDDDGNGYIDDIHGWNFIGGPDGRSVDEDTYEVTRLYTKLSDIYAGIDPEKLSAEEKEEYEYYQKIVAEYEYEKLDVQQNLTQLKNIEQAVMGAKQILGVSSMDSLTADQIEPKVTDGPYLTQAKQLATVLRENDITENDLKEAVEQFQGLNDYGMNPDFDPRDIVGDDYEDLTNRFYGNNDVKGASYEHGTHVAGIVGAVRNNEVGINGVADVKLMILRAVPNGDERDKDVANAIRYAVENGAKVINMSFGKGYSPQKFYVDEAVKFADEQGVLLVNGAGNDSENIDSTDSYPNKYYESGGYATSFITVGASSWERGADLTAVFSNYGVENVDIFAPGVEVYSTYPYDEYKANDGTSMASPVVAGVAALVMSYYPELTAAQVKEIIMNTSTKPKNGEVYLPGTEQLVPFSTLSVSGGIVNAYEALIKAEEITSGTN